Proteins from a genomic interval of Xanthomonas sp. AM6:
- a CDS encoding porin, with protein sequence MSLCGACACALLSLPALARAAEGGDEGPVTAELGGRLHWDFAQFDNDGRGTPNPDDTEIRRLWIDVSGKFFGFGYKIEGDFAGLQDDFNGKGIEAKDVYLTRKFDAGTLSVGQFKQYFSLDDRTGSNFGQFLERSGAASTLAPLYRKAVSWQAAGTDYTWAASVYSLESIDVSNIKGDAFGGRGTWAPGARDGDVLHLGLSLAHERYDHPGANGAPALSIRPRPAGHLSDDSRITLARFADGRDTDVDKWSLEYAQVRGPLSWQGEFSGGLFDDGAQRAQVLSAYGFVSWFATGESRRYDSKTGRFTRIKQVDSPHGAFELALRYDRMWGTQHLDGQADFLDASTASWTLAGNWYLKPNLRLMLNLIDSRNRDRLAGTTLDHTRAITGRFQYDF encoded by the coding sequence CTGAGCCTGTGCGGCGCTTGCGCCTGCGCCTTGTTGTCCCTGCCCGCATTGGCGCGGGCCGCCGAGGGCGGGGACGAGGGCCCGGTCACCGCCGAACTCGGCGGCCGCCTGCACTGGGACTTCGCCCAGTTCGACAACGACGGCCGCGGCACGCCCAATCCCGACGACACCGAGATCCGCCGGCTGTGGATCGACGTGTCCGGCAAGTTCTTCGGCTTCGGCTACAAGATCGAAGGCGATTTCGCCGGGCTGCAGGACGATTTCAACGGCAAGGGCATCGAGGCCAAGGATGTCTACCTGACCCGCAAGTTCGATGCCGGCACGCTGAGCGTCGGCCAGTTCAAGCAGTATTTCTCGCTGGACGACCGCACCGGCTCCAACTTCGGCCAGTTCCTGGAACGCAGCGGCGCGGCCAGCACGCTGGCGCCGCTGTACCGCAAGGCGGTGTCGTGGCAGGCGGCCGGCACGGACTACACCTGGGCGGCCAGCGTCTACAGCCTGGAAAGCATCGACGTATCCAATATCAAGGGCGATGCGTTCGGTGGCCGCGGCACCTGGGCGCCGGGCGCGCGCGACGGCGACGTGCTGCACCTGGGCCTGTCGCTGGCGCACGAGCGCTACGACCATCCCGGCGCCAACGGCGCGCCGGCGCTGAGCATCCGCCCGCGTCCGGCCGGGCACCTGTCCGACGACAGCCGCATCACCCTGGCGCGCTTCGCCGACGGCCGCGATACCGACGTGGACAAGTGGTCGCTGGAATACGCGCAGGTGCGCGGCCCGCTGTCGTGGCAGGGCGAATTCAGCGGCGGCCTGTTCGACGACGGCGCGCAGCGTGCGCAGGTGCTGTCCGCGTACGGCTTCGTCAGCTGGTTCGCCACCGGCGAATCGCGCCGCTACGACAGCAAGACCGGGCGCTTCACCCGCATCAAGCAGGTCGACAGTCCGCACGGCGCGTTCGAACTGGCGCTGCGCTACGACCGCATGTGGGGCACGCAGCACCTGGACGGCCAGGCGGATTTCCTCGATGCCTCCACCGCGTCGTGGACGCTGGCCGGCAACTGGTACCTCAAGCCGAACCTGCGGCTGATGCTGAACCTGATCGACAGCCGCAACCGCGACCGCCTGGCCGGCACCACGCTCGACCACACCCGAGCGATTACGGGGCGTTTTCAGTATGACTTCTGA
- a CDS encoding response regulator transcription factor codes for MRLLLVEDNADLADAIVRRMRRSGHAVDWQSDGLGAASVLRYQSFDLVVLDIGLPGLDGLRVLAGLRERGDTTPVLMLTARDGIEDRVQALDVGADDYLGKPFDFREFEARCRVLLRRNRGNASEVVQLGGFAFDNAAHTVSLDGAPIELPNREYRLLEILIGRLGQVVGKDEIGNGLFGFDDEAGPNAIELYVGRLRKKLAGAPLRIVTVRGVGYKLEAAELQAPPAPRPDAGADG; via the coding sequence ATGCGCCTTTTACTGGTCGAGGACAACGCCGATCTGGCCGATGCGATCGTGCGGCGCATGCGCCGCAGCGGGCATGCGGTGGATTGGCAGAGCGATGGACTGGGTGCGGCCAGCGTGCTGCGCTACCAGAGCTTCGATCTGGTCGTGCTGGACATCGGCCTGCCCGGGCTGGACGGCTTGCGGGTGCTGGCCGGCTTGCGCGAGCGCGGCGACACCACGCCGGTGCTGATGCTGACCGCGCGCGACGGCATCGAGGACCGGGTGCAGGCGCTGGACGTGGGCGCGGACGATTACCTCGGCAAGCCGTTCGATTTCCGCGAGTTCGAGGCGCGCTGCCGGGTGCTGCTGCGGCGCAACCGCGGCAACGCCAGCGAGGTGGTGCAGCTGGGCGGCTTCGCCTTCGACAACGCCGCGCATACGGTCAGCCTGGACGGTGCGCCGATCGAGCTGCCCAACCGCGAATACCGCCTGCTGGAGATCCTGATCGGTCGGCTCGGTCAGGTGGTGGGCAAGGACGAGATCGGCAACGGCCTGTTCGGCTTCGACGACGAGGCCGGGCCGAACGCGATCGAGCTGTACGTCGGGCGCCTGCGCAAGAAGCTGGCCGGCGCGCCGCTGCGCATCGTCACCGTGCGCGGGGTCGGCTACAAGCTGGAAGCGGCCGAGCTCCAGGCGCCGCCGGCGCCGAGGCCGGACGCGGGCGCCGATGGCTGA
- a CDS encoding sensor histidine kinase: MAEAALPAPSIRRTLLLYLGALSLLGAVALFFAARDYGQRAANRSYDHLLVSSALSIVDSVALADGQWQVDLPYAALDLLAMAPEDRVFYRVFDARGRTITGYGDLPKAPSLPRASAAPRLFDAFYSGERVRFAVVARRVSSAAAQDEVWVQVGQTRRAREALAQDVVLHALVAIALLSLLSLALVWLGVYRALRPLQRIERDLSRREPSELKPLAMAAPQEMHQMVAALNRFMARLAGSNETLRAFMAEAAHQMRTPLAALRAQAQLALDDDDPRDMRRSLEAIERNATHMSRLLNQLLSDASVIHRANLQRYASVDLAEVVHQALHEALPQSQPQPRVQLAIASEAALVRGDALLLREAIKNLIDNACKYGGDGALQVALTCEARDCVVTVADHGPGIAAADAERVFERFARGEGAAAGGAGLGLAIVKRVVDSHGGRIDLSNRVGGGLIASLRLPRLHP; the protein is encoded by the coding sequence ATGGCTGAGGCCGCGCTGCCGGCGCCGTCGATCCGGCGCACGCTGCTGCTGTACCTGGGCGCGCTGTCGCTGCTCGGCGCGGTGGCGCTGTTCTTCGCCGCGCGCGACTACGGCCAGCGCGCCGCCAACCGTTCCTACGACCACCTGCTGGTGTCCTCGGCACTGTCGATCGTCGATTCGGTGGCGCTGGCCGACGGGCAATGGCAGGTGGACCTGCCGTACGCGGCGCTGGACCTGCTGGCGATGGCGCCGGAAGACCGGGTGTTCTACCGCGTGTTCGATGCGCGCGGGCGCACCATCACCGGCTACGGCGATCTGCCGAAGGCGCCGTCGCTGCCGCGCGCCAGCGCCGCGCCGCGGCTGTTCGATGCGTTCTACAGCGGCGAGCGGGTGCGCTTCGCGGTCGTGGCGCGGCGGGTGTCGTCGGCGGCGGCGCAGGACGAGGTGTGGGTGCAGGTCGGGCAGACCCGGCGCGCGCGCGAAGCGCTGGCGCAGGACGTGGTGCTGCACGCGCTGGTCGCGATCGCGCTGCTGTCGCTGCTGTCGCTGGCGCTGGTGTGGCTGGGCGTGTACCGCGCATTGCGCCCGCTGCAGCGGATCGAGCGCGACCTGTCGCGGCGCGAGCCGTCGGAACTCAAGCCGCTGGCGATGGCCGCGCCGCAGGAAATGCACCAGATGGTGGCGGCGCTGAACCGCTTCATGGCGCGCCTGGCCGGCAGCAACGAGACCCTGCGCGCATTCATGGCCGAGGCCGCGCACCAGATGCGCACGCCGCTGGCGGCGCTGCGCGCGCAGGCGCAACTGGCGCTGGACGACGACGACCCGCGCGACATGCGCCGCAGCCTGGAAGCGATCGAGCGCAACGCCACGCACATGAGCCGGCTGCTCAACCAGTTGCTCAGCGACGCCAGCGTGATCCACCGCGCCAACCTGCAGCGCTACGCCAGCGTGGACCTGGCCGAAGTGGTGCACCAGGCCTTGCACGAGGCGCTGCCGCAGTCGCAGCCGCAGCCGCGCGTGCAGCTGGCCATCGCCAGCGAGGCGGCGCTGGTGCGCGGCGACGCGCTGCTGCTGCGCGAGGCGATCAAGAACCTGATCGACAACGCCTGCAAGTACGGCGGCGACGGCGCGCTGCAGGTGGCGCTGACCTGCGAGGCGCGCGATTGCGTGGTGACCGTGGCCGACCATGGCCCCGGCATCGCCGCCGCCGATGCCGAGCGCGTGTTCGAGCGCTTCGCGCGCGGCGAGGGCGCGGCCGCCGGCGGCGCCGGGCTGGGCCTGGCGATCGTCAAGCGCGTGGTCGACAGCCATGGCGGGCGCATCGATCTGTCCAACCGCGTCGGCGGCGGCCTGATCGCCAGCCTGCGCCTGCCGAGGTTGCATCCATGA
- a CDS encoding ABC transporter substrate-binding protein encodes MTVLQAFRAAALLLGCVLAHAAAAAPGDVRRFPAQGAPDARLCIQGSTDIEVFAAVIGDYQRLHPRTEVVYQDVIAWDMYRRYLHPQPGARCADLLISTSMDLQTKLVNDGHALTHRSPQTEALPAWAQWRHEVFGISYEPVAIVYNKARLPAAQVPRTRRQLLELLRAPGMPLRGRIGTYDVERSGVGYLFATQDGQIGSMAGALLAALGDNQVVLEERTGVLLDRVSRGDLLLAYNVLGSYAQARIDAGAPLAIVQPEDYTLVALRTAVIPRDTPHAAEARRFLDYLLSPRGQQVLSREARLKPILPMPGGPGAMAPAATPAFRPIALGPGLLVYLDALKRRQFLDAWRSSMRRKPPR; translated from the coding sequence ATGACCGTGCTCCAGGCGTTTCGCGCCGCCGCGCTGCTGCTGGGCTGCGTCCTGGCCCATGCCGCTGCCGCCGCGCCCGGCGACGTGCGCCGCTTCCCGGCGCAGGGCGCGCCCGACGCGCGGCTGTGCATCCAGGGGTCGACCGACATCGAGGTGTTCGCCGCGGTGATCGGCGACTACCAGCGGCTGCATCCGCGCACCGAAGTGGTGTACCAGGACGTGATCGCCTGGGACATGTACCGGCGCTACCTGCACCCGCAACCCGGCGCACGCTGCGCCGACCTGTTGATCAGCACCAGCATGGACCTGCAGACCAAGCTGGTGAACGACGGCCACGCGCTCACGCACCGCTCGCCGCAGACCGAGGCGCTGCCGGCATGGGCGCAGTGGCGGCACGAGGTGTTCGGGATCAGCTACGAGCCGGTGGCGATCGTCTACAACAAGGCGCGGCTGCCGGCGGCGCAGGTGCCGCGCACGCGCCGCCAGCTGCTGGAGCTGCTGCGCGCGCCGGGCATGCCGCTGCGCGGCAGGATCGGCACCTACGACGTGGAGCGCAGCGGCGTCGGCTACCTGTTCGCGACCCAGGACGGGCAGATCGGCAGCATGGCCGGCGCCCTGCTGGCGGCGCTGGGCGACAACCAGGTGGTGCTGGAGGAGCGCACCGGCGTGCTGCTGGACCGGGTCAGCCGCGGCGACCTGCTGCTGGCCTACAACGTGCTCGGGTCCTATGCGCAGGCGCGGATCGACGCCGGCGCGCCGCTGGCGATCGTGCAGCCGGAGGACTACACCCTGGTCGCGCTGCGCACCGCCGTGATTCCGCGCGATACGCCGCACGCGGCCGAGGCGCGCCGCTTCCTGGACTACCTGCTGTCGCCGCGCGGCCAGCAGGTGCTGTCGCGCGAGGCGCGGCTCAAGCCGATCCTGCCGATGCCCGGCGGCCCGGGCGCCATGGCGCCGGCGGCGACCCCGGCGTTCCGCCCGATCGCGCTGGGACCGGGCTTGCTGGTGTACCTGGACGCGCTCAAGCGCCGCCAGTTCCTGGACGCCTGGCGCAGCAGCATGCGCCGCAAGCCGCCGCGCTGA
- a CDS encoding response regulator transcription factor, with amino-acid sequence METPKILVADDHPLFRAAVLHALRQALPRARVTEAASAGTVDAALAAQPDIDLVLLDLAMPGARGFSALLHVRGEHPDVPVVVISSNDHPRVIRRAQQFGAAGFIPKSSPAETIGIAVAAVLDGGTWFPPLTAARSEADAQLAARLAQLTPQQFRVLLCLADGLLNKQIAYELGLAENTVKVHVTAILKKLECHSRTQAAVLVKALEPEGEA; translated from the coding sequence ATGGAGACGCCGAAGATCCTGGTCGCCGACGACCATCCCCTGTTCCGCGCCGCGGTGCTGCACGCGCTGCGCCAGGCCCTGCCGCGCGCACGGGTGACCGAGGCGGCCAGTGCCGGCACGGTGGATGCCGCGCTGGCCGCGCAGCCGGACATCGACCTGGTCCTGCTGGACCTGGCGATGCCCGGCGCGCGCGGCTTCTCGGCGCTGCTGCACGTGCGCGGAGAGCATCCGGACGTGCCGGTGGTGGTGATCTCCTCCAACGACCACCCGCGGGTGATCCGCCGCGCGCAGCAGTTCGGCGCGGCCGGGTTCATCCCCAAGTCCTCGCCGGCCGAGACCATCGGCATCGCGGTGGCGGCGGTGCTGGACGGCGGCACCTGGTTCCCGCCGCTGACCGCCGCGCGCTCGGAGGCCGACGCGCAGCTGGCCGCGCGCCTGGCGCAACTGACCCCGCAGCAGTTCCGCGTGCTGCTGTGCCTGGCCGACGGCCTGCTCAACAAGCAGATCGCCTACGAGCTGGGCCTGGCCGAGAACACGGTGAAGGTGCATGTGACGGCGATCCTGAAGAAGCTCGAATGCCACAGCCGTACCCAGGCCGCGGTGCTGGTCAAGGCGCTGGAGCCGGAAGGCGAGGCCTGA
- a CDS encoding DUF5713 family protein, translated as MPIRNEQIAYYPFLQEMLDDDYFPSFLVGKGQKILLRLCEAIEAQAPQDLPALYRLTHAATEEFNALAQEFEAHDSEIETAARDNIGVDFLYIAKTYGFEAADAEELIAPREW; from the coding sequence ATGCCCATCCGCAACGAGCAGATCGCCTACTACCCGTTCCTGCAGGAAATGCTGGACGACGACTACTTTCCCTCCTTCCTGGTCGGCAAGGGCCAGAAGATCCTGCTGCGGCTGTGCGAGGCGATCGAGGCGCAGGCGCCGCAGGACCTGCCCGCGCTGTACCGGCTCACCCACGCCGCCACCGAGGAATTCAACGCGCTGGCGCAGGAATTCGAGGCGCACGACAGCGAGATCGAGACCGCCGCGCGCGACAACATCGGCGTGGACTTCCTGTACATCGCCAAGACCTACGGCTTCGAAGCCGCCGACGCCGAGGAACTGATCGCCCCGCGCGAGTGGTGA
- a CDS encoding PAS-domain containing protein, with amino-acid sequence MYSASRYRHLALLLLAVLGGMALAMLSAGHFAEQRALRAESRQLRQQLELYAQTLQQRIDRYRTLPQVLALDPELRDALTRPLDPAAHQRLNLKLERANDVTRSSTLTLIGADGVAVAASNWRLASSNVGADYSFRPYVKQALAQGSGRFYGIGMTTGVPGYFLSQAIRDEAGRTLGVIVIKIELAALEREWLRVPDVVLVSDRHGVVFLSSRDAWRYRQLQPLSAREREELLATRQYARQALLPAQRRSLETLDDGGQVMRIGAPAQPAPVLWQSMPLAESGWRLHLLHDIGGSRAAGRAAALAAAGVWLALVFLGLLFQQRQRLARLRQRSRRELESLLQQHAQELRTAQDGIVQAAQQADTGLSRSLEHLPQGVVIIDAQLRLVAWNSRYLEIFRFPPELIRIGRPIEDVFRYNARRGLLGPGPVEAAIQRRLDHLRSGRPHMRESEKDDGTVLEIRGNPLPDGGFVTSYADITSYKNAARELRSLADALEHRVAERTRDLADAKREAENANRYKTRFVASAVHDLLQPLNAARMFVSALRGKLHDDDARQIADHVDNALVAQDAILNSLLDISRLEAGTLKTQVRDFALGPLLQTLAHEFGIVAEDRGLRLDYVPTRAAVRSDETLLRRILQNFLSNALRYTPRGRVLLGCRRDGDHLRIEVHDQGPGIPEALQQEIFEEFRRLGDGVAHDRGAGLGLAIVERIGRLLGHRIGLRSQLGRGSVFAVTVALGDAAAAAQVQPPTAVASDNGDDPILHGCRVWCIDDDPRVCEASRTLLERWACRVELAAGPDDALAAAQPAQAPELVLLDVRMGERDGPTLFAQLCRRWNAEPRVILVTAEPDPALRALAQERGWGFLAKPVRAPALRALMTQMLLRRGQAPLPPRH; translated from the coding sequence ATGTATTCCGCCTCGCGCTACCGCCACCTCGCCCTGCTGCTGCTCGCCGTCCTGGGCGGCATGGCCCTGGCGATGCTGTCGGCCGGGCATTTCGCCGAACAGCGCGCGTTGCGCGCCGAGAGCCGGCAGCTGCGCCAGCAACTGGAGCTGTACGCGCAGACCCTGCAGCAGCGCATCGACCGCTACCGCACCCTGCCGCAGGTGCTGGCGCTGGATCCGGAACTGCGCGACGCATTGACTCGGCCGCTGGACCCAGCCGCGCACCAGCGGCTGAACCTGAAACTGGAGCGCGCCAACGACGTCACCCGCTCCTCGACGCTGACCCTGATCGGCGCCGACGGCGTCGCCGTGGCCGCCAGCAACTGGCGCCTGGCCAGCAGCAACGTCGGCGCCGACTACAGCTTCCGTCCTTACGTGAAACAGGCGCTGGCGCAGGGCAGCGGCCGTTTCTACGGCATCGGCATGACCACTGGCGTGCCCGGCTATTTCCTGTCGCAGGCGATCCGCGACGAGGCCGGGCGCACCCTCGGCGTGATCGTGATCAAGATCGAGCTGGCCGCGCTGGAGCGCGAGTGGCTGCGCGTGCCCGACGTGGTGCTGGTCAGCGACCGCCACGGCGTGGTGTTCCTGTCCAGCCGCGACGCCTGGCGCTACCGCCAGCTGCAGCCGCTCAGCGCGCGCGAACGCGAGGAGCTGCTGGCCACCCGCCAGTACGCCCGGCAGGCGCTGCTGCCGGCGCAGCGGCGCAGCCTGGAGACGCTGGACGACGGCGGCCAGGTGATGCGCATCGGCGCGCCGGCGCAACCGGCGCCCGTGCTGTGGCAGAGCATGCCGCTGGCGGAGAGCGGCTGGCGCCTGCACCTGCTGCACGACATCGGCGGCAGCCGCGCCGCCGGCCGCGCCGCCGCGCTGGCCGCGGCCGGCGTCTGGCTGGCGCTGGTGTTCCTGGGCCTGCTGTTCCAGCAGCGCCAGCGCCTGGCGCGGCTGCGTCAGCGCAGCCGGCGCGAACTGGAGTCGCTGCTGCAACAGCACGCGCAGGAGCTGCGCACCGCGCAGGACGGCATCGTGCAGGCCGCGCAGCAGGCCGACACCGGCCTGAGCCGCAGCCTGGAGCACCTGCCGCAGGGCGTGGTGATCATCGATGCGCAGCTGCGCCTGGTGGCGTGGAATTCGCGCTACCTGGAGATCTTCCGCTTCCCGCCGGAACTGATCCGCATCGGCCGCCCGATCGAGGACGTGTTCCGCTACAACGCGCGCCGCGGCCTGCTCGGCCCCGGTCCGGTGGAAGCGGCGATCCAGCGGCGCCTGGACCACCTGCGCAGCGGCCGCCCGCACATGCGCGAGAGCGAGAAGGACGACGGCACGGTGCTGGAGATCCGCGGCAACCCGCTGCCCGACGGCGGCTTCGTCACCAGCTATGCCGACATCACCAGCTACAAGAACGCCGCGCGCGAACTGCGCTCGCTGGCCGACGCGCTCGAGCACCGCGTCGCCGAGCGCACCCGCGACCTGGCCGACGCCAAGCGCGAGGCCGAGAACGCCAACCGCTACAAGACCCGCTTCGTCGCCTCGGCGGTGCACGACCTGCTGCAGCCGCTCAACGCCGCGCGCATGTTCGTCTCGGCGCTGCGCGGCAAGCTGCACGACGACGATGCGCGGCAGATCGCCGACCACGTGGACAACGCGCTGGTCGCGCAGGACGCGATCCTCAACAGCCTGCTGGACATCTCGCGGCTGGAAGCGGGCACGCTGAAGACCCAGGTGCGCGACTTCGCGCTGGGCCCGCTGCTGCAGACCCTGGCGCACGAATTCGGCATCGTCGCAGAGGACCGCGGGCTGCGCCTGGACTACGTGCCGACCCGCGCCGCGGTGCGCAGCGACGAGACCCTGCTGCGGCGCATCCTGCAGAACTTCCTGTCCAACGCGCTGCGCTACACCCCGCGCGGCCGCGTGCTGCTGGGCTGCCGCCGCGACGGCGACCACCTGCGCATCGAGGTCCACGACCAGGGCCCGGGCATTCCCGAAGCGCTGCAGCAGGAGATCTTCGAGGAGTTCCGCCGCCTCGGCGACGGCGTCGCCCACGACCGCGGCGCCGGCCTGGGCCTGGCCATCGTGGAGCGCATCGGCCGCCTGCTCGGCCACCGCATCGGGCTGCGCTCGCAGCTCGGCCGCGGCAGCGTGTTCGCGGTCACCGTGGCGCTGGGCGACGCCGCCGCCGCGGCGCAGGTGCAGCCGCCGACCGCGGTGGCCAGCGACAACGGCGACGACCCGATCCTGCACGGCTGCCGGGTGTGGTGCATCGACGACGACCCGCGGGTGTGCGAGGCCAGCCGCACGCTGCTGGAGCGCTGGGCATGCCGGGTGGAACTGGCCGCCGGCCCGGACGACGCGCTGGCCGCGGCGCAGCCGGCGCAGGCGCCGGAGCTGGTGCTGCTGGACGTGCGCATGGGCGAGCGCGACGGCCCGACCCTGTTCGCACAGCTATGCCGGCGCTGGAACGCCGAACCGCGGGTGATCCTGGTCACCGCCGAACCGGATCCGGCGCTGCGCGCCCTGGCCCAGGAACGCGGCTGGGGCTTCCTGGCCAAGCCGGTCCGCGCCCCGGCGCTGCGCGCACTGATGACGCAGATGCTGCTGCGTCGCGGCCAAGCTCCTCTTCCACCGCGGCATTAG
- a CDS encoding porin — MRHTLLFAALCLTAAAPAAAAAGFDDWPTKVAFNDGTELALTGNYGYDWNNFSDDDARLEDDNAFRRKEFGATLKKKGVYDAMVYFDFQSKLWLDVFFRFETKALFGSDYGKVRLGYIKVPVGLEGVTSSRADSFLETALPIQAIYQGRRTGVEWTFERPQYLLQAGAYGGKDLQGDNPGTTQAVRGVWTPFKAEGDVLHLGLAYSQENPRGYHNGLDVSFSPRVRLRARPEAGLTDVRLVDSGTLVDADQVRRTGLEGIWIKGPFSLQGEALRAEVTRDNGRPDYTADGQYIFASYVLTGESRPYSAGNVANIKPANAYGAVELLARYSRLDLNDGSILGGREHNWTFGANWYLTSHFKFQANYVRADAERAGVHTKPDSIDLRAQVQF; from the coding sequence ATGCGCCATACCCTTCTCTTCGCCGCGCTGTGCCTGACCGCCGCCGCTCCCGCCGCCGCCGCCGCCGGCTTCGACGACTGGCCGACCAAGGTCGCCTTCAACGACGGCACCGAGCTGGCCCTGACCGGCAACTACGGCTACGACTGGAACAACTTCTCCGACGACGACGCGCGCCTGGAGGACGACAACGCGTTCCGGCGCAAGGAATTCGGCGCCACGCTGAAGAAGAAGGGCGTGTACGACGCGATGGTGTACTTCGACTTCCAGTCCAAGCTGTGGCTGGACGTGTTCTTCCGCTTCGAGACCAAGGCGCTGTTCGGCAGCGACTACGGCAAGGTGCGCCTGGGCTACATCAAGGTGCCGGTCGGCCTGGAAGGCGTGACCAGCTCGCGCGCCGACAGCTTCCTGGAAACCGCGCTGCCGATCCAGGCGATCTACCAGGGCCGCCGCACCGGCGTGGAATGGACCTTCGAGCGTCCGCAGTACCTGTTGCAGGCCGGCGCGTACGGCGGCAAGGACCTGCAGGGCGACAACCCCGGCACCACCCAGGCGGTGCGCGGCGTGTGGACCCCGTTCAAGGCCGAGGGCGACGTGCTGCACCTGGGCCTGGCGTATTCGCAGGAGAACCCGCGCGGCTATCACAACGGCCTGGACGTGAGCTTCAGCCCGCGCGTGCGCCTGCGCGCGCGCCCGGAAGCCGGCCTGACCGACGTGCGCCTGGTCGATTCGGGCACCCTGGTCGATGCCGACCAGGTGCGCCGCACCGGCCTGGAGGGGATCTGGATCAAGGGCCCGTTCTCGCTGCAGGGCGAGGCGCTGCGCGCCGAGGTCACCCGCGACAACGGCCGCCCCGACTACACCGCCGACGGCCAGTACATCTTCGCCAGCTACGTGCTGACCGGCGAATCGCGCCCGTACAGCGCCGGCAACGTCGCCAACATCAAGCCGGCCAACGCCTACGGCGCGGTCGAGCTGCTGGCCCGCTACAGCCGCCTGGACCTGAACGACGGCAGCATCCTCGGCGGCCGCGAGCACAACTGGACCTTCGGCGCCAACTGGTACCTGACCAGCCACTTCAAGTTCCAGGCCAACTACGTGCGCGCCGATGCCGAACGCGCCGGCGTGCACACCAAGCCGGACTCGATCGACCTGCGCGCGCAGGTGCAGTTCTGA
- a CDS encoding dicarboxylate/amino acid:cation symporter, translating into MHIPTSPADGLVHRHVPFYRQLYFQVVVAIVLGALLGHFEPAFAEKLKPLGDAFIKLVKMIIAPVIFLTIVTGIAGMTHLKTVGRVFVKAMVYFLFFSTLALVVGMVVAHVVQPGAGMNINPADLDQSAVHSYVEKSHELTLVGFLMDIIPKTLLSPFVGDNILQVLFVAVLFGVSLALVGERGRPVLNLLEALVAPVFKLVHILMRAAPIGAFGAIAFTIGKYGVESLINLAWLVGSFYVTALLFVLVILGAVARLCGFSIFKLIRYLKAELLLVLGTSSSESALPSLMEKMEKAGCEKSVVGLVVPTGYSFNLDGTNIYMTLAALFIAQATNTELTLGHQIALLLVAMLSSKGAAGVTGAGFITLAATLAVVPEVPVAGMALILGVDRFMSECRSLTNFIGNAVATVVVSRWENALDRDRLRIALDGGEDALPAVAAEPAAIR; encoded by the coding sequence ATGCATATCCCAACTTCCCCGGCCGACGGCCTCGTGCATCGGCATGTGCCGTTCTACCGGCAGCTGTATTTCCAGGTGGTGGTCGCCATCGTGCTCGGCGCGCTGCTCGGCCACTTCGAGCCGGCCTTCGCCGAGAAGCTCAAGCCGCTGGGCGACGCCTTCATCAAGCTGGTGAAGATGATCATCGCGCCGGTGATCTTCCTGACCATCGTCACCGGCATCGCCGGCATGACCCACCTGAAGACCGTCGGCCGCGTCTTCGTCAAGGCGATGGTGTACTTCCTGTTCTTCTCCACGCTGGCGCTGGTGGTCGGCATGGTCGTCGCGCACGTGGTGCAGCCGGGCGCGGGCATGAACATCAATCCGGCCGACCTGGACCAGAGCGCGGTGCACAGCTACGTGGAGAAGTCGCACGAGCTGACCCTGGTCGGCTTCCTGATGGACATCATCCCGAAGACGCTGCTCAGCCCGTTCGTCGGCGACAACATCCTGCAGGTGCTGTTCGTGGCGGTGCTGTTCGGCGTGTCGCTGGCGCTGGTCGGCGAGCGCGGCAGGCCGGTGCTGAACCTGCTGGAGGCGCTGGTCGCGCCGGTGTTCAAGCTGGTGCACATCCTGATGCGGGCCGCGCCGATCGGTGCGTTCGGCGCGATCGCCTTCACCATCGGCAAGTACGGCGTGGAGTCGCTGATCAACCTGGCCTGGCTGGTGGGCTCGTTTTACGTGACCGCGCTGCTGTTCGTGCTGGTGATCCTGGGCGCGGTGGCGCGCCTGTGCGGCTTCTCGATCTTCAAGCTGATCCGCTACCTGAAGGCCGAACTGCTGCTGGTGCTGGGCACGTCCTCGTCCGAGTCGGCGCTGCCGTCGCTGATGGAGAAGATGGAGAAGGCCGGCTGCGAGAAGTCGGTGGTCGGCCTGGTGGTCCCGACCGGCTATTCGTTCAACCTGGACGGCACCAACATCTACATGACCCTGGCCGCGCTGTTCATCGCCCAGGCCACCAACACCGAGCTGACCCTGGGCCACCAGATCGCGCTGCTGCTGGTGGCGATGCTCAGCTCCAAGGGCGCGGCCGGCGTGACCGGCGCCGGCTTCATCACCCTGGCGGCGACGCTGGCGGTGGTGCCGGAGGTGCCGGTGGCGGGCATGGCGCTGATCCTGGGCGTGGACCGCTTCATGAGCGAATGCCGCTCGCTGACCAACTTCATCGGCAACGCGGTGGCCACCGTGGTGGTCTCGCGCTGGGAGAACGCGCTGGACCGCGACCGCCTGCGCATCGCCCTGGACGGCGGCGAAGACGCGCTGCCGGCCGTCGCCGCCGAGCCTGCCGCGATCCGCTGA